One window of Botrimarina mediterranea genomic DNA carries:
- a CDS encoding efflux RND transporter periplasmic adaptor subunit — translation MSAPQKQTQKSRRWWGPYLLGIGCLLVIAIAAFATKSQWMPLVNVPGMAGTDSLQEDAADPHAGHDHGQAGHSEAASIELSDRGLKNIGFKPFVVEPTPYERVLTLPAIVVERPGGSQIHITAPLTGIVTQILAANGEAIEPGQPLFELRLTQEDIVNAQRDYLTTNANLEIVNREIKRLESLGEGVIAGKRILEQEYERQKLEVALRANEQAMLLHGLSDEQVAAIRQTGQLFRNLTVYAPEHTDTEEACRGPHLFTIQRLGVARGEQIEVGRELAVLADHCELHVEGIAFEDDAAEIREAARERKEVSARLLRGDSQGSLVRGLTIRYVADQIDPTSRALKVYLSLPNEVALDRTEGDSKRFLEWRYKPGQRMEIRVPVETWQDQLVLPVTAVVDEGAEVYAYRQNGDHFDQVPVHVIYRDQESVVIANDGALYAQDVVAGDGAFQMHLALKNKAGGGIDPHAGHNH, via the coding sequence ATGTCGGCCCCTCAAAAGCAAACACAGAAGTCCCGCCGGTGGTGGGGTCCCTATCTGCTCGGAATCGGCTGCCTCTTGGTGATTGCCATCGCTGCCTTTGCAACCAAAAGCCAGTGGATGCCGCTGGTGAACGTGCCGGGCATGGCCGGCACCGATTCATTGCAGGAGGACGCCGCCGATCCGCACGCGGGGCACGACCACGGCCAGGCGGGTCATAGTGAGGCCGCGTCGATTGAACTGAGCGACAGAGGGCTCAAGAACATCGGATTCAAGCCGTTTGTCGTTGAGCCGACTCCGTATGAACGCGTTCTTACGCTACCGGCAATTGTGGTCGAGCGGCCGGGAGGCTCGCAGATTCACATCACCGCGCCATTGACCGGCATCGTGACACAGATCCTAGCGGCGAACGGCGAAGCAATAGAACCGGGCCAGCCACTCTTTGAGCTTCGACTAACGCAAGAAGATATCGTCAATGCCCAGCGTGACTACCTCACAACTAACGCAAATCTCGAAATCGTCAATCGTGAAATCAAGCGTCTTGAATCACTAGGTGAGGGGGTCATCGCCGGGAAGCGTATCCTGGAGCAGGAATACGAAAGACAAAAATTAGAAGTCGCATTGCGTGCGAACGAACAAGCGATGCTTTTGCACGGTCTCAGCGATGAGCAGGTGGCCGCCATCCGCCAGACAGGGCAGCTCTTTCGTAACCTTACTGTCTACGCCCCCGAGCATACCGACACAGAGGAAGCGTGTCGGGGGCCGCACTTGTTTACGATCCAGCGGCTAGGGGTGGCCAGAGGCGAGCAAATCGAAGTCGGCCGCGAACTGGCGGTGCTGGCCGACCATTGCGAGTTGCACGTGGAAGGTATCGCGTTTGAAGACGACGCTGCTGAGATACGGGAAGCGGCACGAGAACGCAAAGAAGTGAGCGCTCGGCTTCTGAGGGGCGATTCTCAAGGATCGCTAGTCCGTGGACTAACGATCCGCTACGTCGCAGACCAGATCGACCCCACGTCCCGTGCGTTGAAGGTCTATCTCAGTCTACCCAACGAAGTGGCCTTGGATCGCACCGAGGGCGACAGCAAGCGGTTTCTTGAGTGGAGGTACAAGCCTGGGCAACGAATGGAGATTCGCGTCCCCGTTGAGACTTGGCAGGACCAACTGGTGCTGCCAGTGACCGCAGTCGTCGACGAAGGAGCTGAGGTCTATGCCTACCGTCAAAACGGTGACCACTTCGACCAAGTGCCGGTACATGTGATTTATCGCGATCAAGAGTCGGTTGTCATCGCCAACGATGGGGCGCTCTACGCTCAAGACGTTGTTGCCGGCGACGGCGCGTTCCAGATGCACCTTGCTCTCAAGAACAAGGCGGGCGGCGGTATCGACCCCCACGCTGGACACAACCACTAA
- a CDS encoding efflux RND transporter permease subunit, producing the protein MLNAIIRFALHNRLLVIAAAIFLLGYGGWQATQLPIDVFPNLNRPRVVVMTEAHGLAPEEVETLVTFPIETVLNGATGVQDVRTSSGIGLSVVYVEFDWGTNIYNDRQIVAERMALASDILPADVSPQLMPISSIMGQIMMVGVTAQGETSPMELRTLSDWVIRQRLLTIPGVSQVIVMGGDRKQFQVLVDPDLLLRFGVTLHEVKQAIQDSNQNTAGGYLDEQGPNEFLVRSLGRVGTVEEIGDIVIKQRDRQSITLSQVARVVEGAQVKRGDSSAFARNEQGEMVGGRSVVLTILKQPDADTRAVTNKVTAALEEMRASLPADVRILPELYQQKEFIDLAIENVVEALRDGAILVVIILFLFLMNVRTTLITLTAIPLSIVITAMVFTLFGLSVNTMTLGGLAVAIGELVDDAIVDVENIFRRLRENRHAEKPKAPLLVVFQASVEIRNSIVYGTVIVMLVFIPLFALTGMEGRLFTPLGISYIVSIASSLLVSLTVTPVLSYWLLKGSSTEGEERDGLLLRGLKAIADVVIRLSLRVAWPILILATIAVGISGWGLLRLENDFLPPFNEGAVQINVLLPPGTSLETSNQVAARVEQRLAQLDDLVAFVRKTGRAELDEHAEGVNVSEFVATVDPNTERSREEVIEEISEALADIPGIVTAVEQPLAHLISHMLSGVKAQVAIKLFGDDLDELRRQAKGIEAAIADIEGIRDLQVEQQVIIPQLRIEADGKKLKTFGLRRSDVNEFVETAMQGAVISQVLDGQRTFDLMVRLGEEFREDLEALKRLQIDLPDGGSVKLEDVARVYKAGGPNTVNREQVRRRIVVQCNVSGRGLVDVVNDMKQRLEPVREELPTGYFMEFSGQFESQQSASRMIAILFAVSLVGMFLVLYKMFHSVNLALQVMVALPMAFIGSVASLYLTDQTLTVASMVGFISLCGIASRNGILLINHYLHLVKYEGEGWTRDMVVHAGKDRLAPVLMTALTSGIGLVPLAMAAGEPGKEILYPVATVIIGGLVTSTLLEFLVRPALFWTMGISAAKQVVEAGQEQIELVEEEIVAVG; encoded by the coding sequence ATGCTCAATGCCATCATCCGATTCGCTCTTCACAATCGCCTCTTGGTGATCGCCGCGGCGATTTTCTTGCTCGGCTATGGTGGATGGCAGGCGACGCAGTTGCCAATCGATGTCTTTCCCAACCTGAATCGCCCTCGCGTTGTGGTCATGACCGAGGCCCATGGGTTAGCGCCTGAAGAAGTCGAAACGCTGGTGACGTTTCCGATTGAGACCGTGCTCAACGGGGCAACCGGTGTTCAAGACGTACGCACCTCCTCGGGGATCGGTCTGTCGGTTGTCTACGTCGAGTTCGATTGGGGCACCAACATTTATAACGACCGCCAGATTGTTGCCGAGCGGATGGCCCTGGCAAGCGATATCTTGCCGGCAGACGTGTCGCCACAACTGATGCCGATTTCCTCGATCATGGGGCAGATCATGATGGTAGGCGTGACAGCCCAAGGGGAAACGTCTCCGATGGAGTTGCGAACACTCTCCGACTGGGTCATCCGGCAACGCCTGCTCACCATCCCCGGCGTCTCCCAGGTCATTGTCATGGGAGGGGACCGTAAGCAGTTTCAGGTGCTGGTCGATCCTGACCTGCTGCTACGCTTTGGCGTCACGCTTCACGAGGTGAAGCAGGCCATCCAGGACAGCAATCAGAATACCGCCGGTGGCTATCTCGATGAGCAAGGACCTAACGAGTTTCTAGTTCGTTCCTTGGGTCGAGTCGGAACCGTCGAAGAGATTGGCGACATCGTCATCAAGCAGAGAGATCGTCAGTCGATCACCCTCTCCCAGGTCGCCCGAGTCGTCGAGGGGGCTCAGGTGAAGCGTGGCGATAGCTCCGCGTTTGCCCGAAACGAACAGGGCGAAATGGTCGGGGGTCGTTCGGTGGTCTTGACCATTCTCAAGCAGCCCGATGCCGATACCCGCGCAGTGACCAACAAGGTGACCGCCGCCTTAGAAGAAATGCGTGCGTCGCTGCCAGCTGACGTCCGGATTCTTCCGGAACTCTACCAGCAAAAAGAGTTCATCGATCTGGCGATCGAGAACGTCGTCGAAGCGCTTCGTGATGGTGCGATCCTCGTCGTCATTATCCTCTTTCTCTTCTTAATGAATGTACGAACGACGCTAATCACGTTAACGGCTATCCCATTGTCGATCGTCATTACGGCGATGGTGTTCACGCTCTTCGGATTATCGGTCAACACGATGACGCTTGGCGGTCTGGCGGTAGCAATCGGTGAGTTGGTCGATGATGCGATTGTCGATGTCGAAAACATCTTCCGGCGTTTGCGCGAAAACCGACACGCGGAGAAGCCGAAAGCTCCCTTACTCGTTGTCTTTCAAGCAAGCGTGGAGATCCGTAACTCGATCGTCTATGGCACCGTTATCGTCATGCTGGTGTTCATTCCCTTATTTGCCCTCACGGGAATGGAAGGACGGCTCTTTACGCCCCTGGGGATCTCCTACATCGTTTCGATTGCATCCTCGCTGCTCGTCTCTCTGACGGTCACGCCGGTTCTCAGCTACTGGCTACTGAAAGGTTCCAGCACCGAAGGCGAAGAACGTGACGGACTCCTGCTGCGTGGCCTCAAGGCGATTGCCGACGTGGTAATTCGTCTCAGCCTGCGGGTTGCTTGGCCTATCCTCATACTCGCAACGATTGCCGTTGGTATTTCAGGGTGGGGTCTCCTACGGCTCGAAAACGACTTCCTACCCCCGTTCAACGAAGGCGCCGTACAGATCAATGTCTTACTCCCACCCGGGACCTCCTTGGAAACGTCGAACCAGGTCGCCGCACGCGTTGAGCAACGCCTCGCCCAGCTCGACGATCTCGTCGCTTTCGTGCGAAAGACGGGTCGGGCCGAGCTGGACGAACATGCCGAGGGAGTCAATGTTTCCGAGTTCGTGGCTACCGTTGATCCGAATACTGAGCGGTCTCGCGAAGAGGTCATCGAAGAGATTAGTGAGGCGCTCGCCGACATTCCCGGCATTGTCACCGCCGTCGAGCAACCGCTTGCCCACCTTATCTCGCACATGCTCTCGGGAGTTAAGGCCCAGGTGGCCATCAAACTATTCGGCGACGACCTCGACGAACTGCGTCGTCAAGCGAAAGGGATTGAAGCCGCGATTGCCGATATCGAGGGCATTCGCGATTTGCAAGTTGAGCAGCAGGTCATTATCCCACAACTTCGCATCGAGGCCGACGGAAAGAAGCTCAAGACGTTTGGGTTGCGTCGTAGCGATGTGAATGAATTTGTTGAGACGGCGATGCAAGGCGCGGTCATTTCGCAAGTGCTTGACGGACAGCGGACGTTTGACCTGATGGTTCGTCTGGGCGAAGAGTTCCGAGAAGACCTGGAAGCGTTGAAACGCCTCCAAATAGACCTGCCCGATGGCGGTAGCGTTAAGCTGGAAGACGTTGCCCGGGTTTATAAGGCGGGTGGTCCTAATACGGTCAATCGAGAGCAGGTGCGCCGACGTATTGTCGTGCAGTGCAACGTCTCGGGACGGGGACTCGTGGATGTCGTCAACGACATGAAGCAACGGCTAGAGCCTGTACGCGAAGAGCTTCCAACCGGCTACTTCATGGAGTTCAGTGGGCAGTTTGAAAGCCAGCAATCGGCCTCCCGGATGATTGCTATTCTGTTCGCCGTGTCCCTCGTCGGCATGTTCTTGGTGCTCTACAAGATGTTTCATTCGGTGAATTTAGCGCTTCAAGTGATGGTCGCTTTGCCAATGGCGTTTATCGGCAGTGTGGCTTCGTTGTACCTAACCGACCAGACACTCACCGTTGCGAGCATGGTCGGCTTTATCTCATTGTGCGGGATCGCGTCTCGCAACGGCATTCTTCTGATCAACCACTACCTCCACCTCGTGAAGTACGAAGGGGAAGGGTGGACGCGAGACATGGTTGTTCATGCCGGTAAGGATCGCCTCGCGCCGGTGTTGATGACCGCGTTGACCTCGGGTATCGGCCTAGTGCCGCTGGCAATGGCGGCCGGTGAACCGGGTAAGGAGATCCTCTACCCAGTAGCGACCGTCATCATAGGCGGACTGGTGACAAGTACGCTTCTGGAGTTCCTCGTTAGGCCGGCGCTCTTCTGGACCATGGGTATATCGGCCGCCAAGCAGGTCGTTGAAGCGGGGCAAGAACAGATCGAGCTTGTTGAAGAAGAAATAGTCGCAGTCGGCTGA
- a CDS encoding trypsin-like peptidase domain-containing protein yields MNGFLVARAVAIAVLATASLSCVHDLAYAAELNQTAEKKDETPAQKLSTEFREAAERATPGLVTIYTMRGPHETPEWRSMEARGGTHPSTQKTSGPAAYPDAGSPDEQGSGIIVDSQGLILTCHHVVAAADVVFVVLPDGRRFEPVEVYSDPEADLALLRIEGAGELSAVRLGNSDELEVGDWVVSLGNPYELKRSVSAGIVSAMDRWVPGIPHPMIQNDTATNPGSSGGALLNLDGEVIGIITGAFGSREEFQGIGLAIPVNLVTDFIGSRNNERPPMQAYLGCQTQKLSPEVAKQLELPVAGGLYVKDVEEGSPASKAGLSEGDIITHFDGQPIDEGFRPEQLHDEPKPEEKHAFSVVRGGRSIAMVVKMTGYPHERMDTQALAAEHAVTPCEYFDQALGMGLTTLTQDVARELRIPIDQKGTLITEVAVASPAYKEGLAAGMVVVRYNEHATVDPKLYETAASSAPADRPVLMLVRSSKGNHLVVFDVQ; encoded by the coding sequence ATGAACGGGTTCCTTGTAGCTAGAGCGGTGGCGATTGCTGTGTTGGCGACCGCCTCACTTTCCTGCGTTCATGACCTAGCCTACGCTGCTGAGCTAAACCAGACGGCGGAGAAAAAGGACGAGACGCCTGCGCAGAAACTTTCGACTGAGTTTCGCGAAGCGGCAGAACGGGCGACTCCGGGGCTCGTGACGATCTACACGATGCGGGGCCCTCACGAGACCCCGGAATGGCGGAGCATGGAGGCTCGTGGGGGTACGCATCCCTCGACGCAAAAAACGTCCGGGCCTGCTGCTTACCCCGATGCGGGGTCTCCCGACGAGCAAGGGTCGGGGATCATCGTCGATTCGCAGGGTTTGATACTGACGTGTCACCACGTCGTTGCAGCGGCTGATGTTGTATTCGTTGTCCTGCCGGACGGTCGCCGATTCGAGCCAGTCGAAGTGTATTCCGATCCAGAAGCGGACTTGGCGCTGCTGCGAATTGAGGGAGCAGGAGAGCTATCTGCCGTTCGCCTGGGCAACTCGGATGAGTTGGAAGTCGGTGACTGGGTTGTCTCGTTGGGGAATCCTTACGAACTCAAGCGTTCGGTCAGCGCGGGCATAGTCAGTGCAATGGACCGATGGGTGCCAGGCATTCCACATCCCATGATTCAGAACGACACTGCAACCAACCCTGGTAGTTCTGGGGGCGCTTTGCTCAATCTCGATGGAGAAGTGATTGGCATCATCACCGGGGCTTTCGGCTCGCGTGAAGAGTTTCAAGGCATCGGATTGGCAATTCCTGTCAACCTAGTGACGGACTTTATCGGCTCCAGGAACAACGAGCGGCCACCGATGCAGGCGTATCTCGGCTGCCAAACTCAGAAGCTTTCTCCAGAAGTGGCGAAACAGCTTGAGCTGCCTGTTGCAGGTGGACTCTACGTTAAAGACGTTGAAGAAGGTTCTCCGGCCTCGAAAGCGGGCCTCTCCGAAGGCGACATCATCACTCATTTCGATGGCCAGCCAATCGACGAAGGTTTCCGGCCTGAGCAACTGCATGACGAGCCCAAACCAGAGGAAAAGCACGCATTCTCAGTTGTTCGTGGTGGACGTTCGATTGCCATGGTTGTGAAGATGACTGGATATCCCCACGAAAGAATGGACACTCAAGCCTTAGCTGCGGAACACGCCGTAACCCCTTGCGAGTACTTTGATCAGGCGCTCGGGATGGGGCTTACCACGTTGACACAAGATGTGGCCAGGGAGTTGCGTATCCCGATAGACCAGAAGGGCACCCTCATTACTGAGGTTGCGGTCGCAAGCCCGGCCTACAAGGAAGGGCTTGCTGCGGGAATGGTCGTCGTACGCTACAACGAGCACGCAACGGTCGATCCGAAACTCTACGAAACAGCGGCGAGCAGTGCGCCTGCCGACCGACCGGTGCTTATGCTTGTTCGCTCAAGTAAAGGCAATCATCTTGTCGTGTTTGACGTTCAGTAG